From the genome of Treponema denticola:
CGATGCAGCCGAAGTTTTAAACTCCATAAATCTTGCAAGCACCCTTTTTATCCTCGTTTCAAAAAGCGGCACAACTCAGGAAACTCTGGCAAACGAAAGATTTGTAAAATCCGTTCTCGAAAAAAACGGCCTTGACTGCAAAAAACAAATGCTTGCCGTTACAAGCGAAACAAGCCCCCTAGCAAATAACCCCGGCTATCTTACTTCCTTTTATATGGACGATTTTATAGGCGGAAGATATTCTTCAACTTCGGTTTGCGGAGCGGCAGTACTCGCTCTCGCCTTCGGTATGGAAACGGTGGATGCCTTTTTAAAAGGAGCAGCAGAAGGAGATAAGCTTTCACTAAACAAAAACATAAAAGAAAATGCAAGCCTCTTGGATGCCCTCCTCGGCATTTATGAAAGAAACATTTTAGGCTGCTCGGCAACGGCCATTCTTCCATACTGTCAGGCCCTTTCCCGCTTTCCTGCCCACCTCCAGCAGTTGGACATGGAATCGAACGGAAAAACGGTAAACCGTTTCGGCGAAAAAGTTTCTTATAAAACGGGTCCCGTAATTTTCGGAGAGCCGGGCACAAACGGACAACACTCTTTTTATCAGCTCCTTCATCAGGGAAGCGATATAATCCCCTTGCAGTTTATAGGCTTTAAAAAAAGCCAAATCGGTCTTGATATCGAAAGCGAGGGCTCAACCAATATGCAAAAACTGAATGCAAATTTGGCAGCCCAAATTATGGCCTTTGCAGCAGGAAAAACCGATACAAACAAAAACAAGGACTTTGCAGGCAACCGTCCCGCAAGTTTAATCTATGGGGAAGAATTAACTCCCGAAAACCTCGGAGCCCTCCTTGCCCATTACGAAAATAAGGTGATGTTCCAAGGTTTTATCTGGAACTTAAACAGCTTTGACCAAGAGGGTGTTCAGCTCGGAAAAACCCTTGCAAAGAAGGTGCTTTCAAACGATATGCCCCCTACTCTCAAAGCCTTTTCGGAATTCCTTTTATGAAAATTATAAATGCTGAATTTATAAAGGGAGCCGTTAAGGCGGAACAGTTTCCTGAAATCGGTGTTTCGGAATTTGCTTTTTTCCGGCGCTCCAATGCAGGAAAGTCGAGCCTCATAAATATGCTTGTTAACAGAAAAAATTTGGTCAAGACAGGTTCCCGTCCCGGAATGACGCGGGAAGTAAATTTTTTCTTGGTAAACTGTCCGGCTTCTTTAAATTTTAACCCTAAGACAAAAAAGTTTTCAGGGCCGGTTCCAAAAGACATGTTTGTGCTCACAGACCTTCCGGGCTACGGCTATGCAAAACTTTCAGGCGGCATGACCTTGCAAATCGACAAGATGCTCTACGAATATTGTACAAACCGCCCCCTCTTAAAGACCATCTTTTTTTTAATGGACATGAGGCGGGAACCTACCGAAACCGAAAAAGAAAGTATCGGCTTTTTTCACGGCTTAAATATTGAGGTTGTAATAGTCGGAACCAAGGCCGATAAGATAGGCAAAAATGATCAGATAAAGGCAAAAAATGCTTGGGCAGACTTCTTTAACTTTGACAAAGATCTCATTATAATAAGCTCTGCTGCAAAAAAAACCGGACGGGATAATATTTTATCATTAATAACAAAAAGGATTTAACTTATGAAAATTACACATTACAGAGAAAAAGATTTTAAAACTTCAAACTGGAGCGGAGGCACTACAACGGAGCTTTTTATATATCCGCATGAAGCCGATTATAAAAAAAGAGATTTTTTATTCCGATTAAGCTCCGCTACCGTCGATTTGGATAGATCAGACTTTACCCCTCTTTCGGGGTTTTTCCGTTTTATTTCTCCCTTAAACGG
Proteins encoded in this window:
- a CDS encoding glucose-6-phosphate isomerase encodes the protein MEWKNLDKCTSFTQLQKIHKEQAENLKLADIFNTESSVKRVKNYSVKMGGNLKYNYAAKPVNDEILKALQSLADEQKLIEKYELLLNGDFINTGENRMVLHQLTRGQLKNDVVYKGVNMRSFYLNELKKIKEFSEAVHSGKIKTSQGKVFTDVVQIGIGGSDLGPRAMYIALKNRAKTKMRAHFISNVDPDDAAEVLNSINLASTLFILVSKSGTTQETLANERFVKSVLEKNGLDCKKQMLAVTSETSPLANNPGYLTSFYMDDFIGGRYSSTSVCGAAVLALAFGMETVDAFLKGAAEGDKLSLNKNIKENASLLDALLGIYERNILGCSATAILPYCQALSRFPAHLQQLDMESNGKTVNRFGEKVSYKTGPVIFGEPGTNGQHSFYQLLHQGSDIIPLQFIGFKKSQIGLDIESEGSTNMQKLNANLAAQIMAFAAGKTDTNKNKDFAGNRPASLIYGEELTPENLGALLAHYENKVMFQGFIWNLNSFDQEGVQLGKTLAKKVLSNDMPPTLKAFSEFLL
- the yihA gene encoding ribosome biogenesis GTP-binding protein YihA/YsxC, coding for MKIINAEFIKGAVKAEQFPEIGVSEFAFFRRSNAGKSSLINMLVNRKNLVKTGSRPGMTREVNFFLVNCPASLNFNPKTKKFSGPVPKDMFVLTDLPGYGYAKLSGGMTLQIDKMLYEYCTNRPLLKTIFFLMDMRREPTETEKESIGFFHGLNIEVVIVGTKADKIGKNDQIKAKNAWADFFNFDKDLIIISSAAKKTGRDNILSLITKRI